The genomic DNA TTCGCGGGGGTCCTGGGCTGCCAGGGCCGAGACGATAATCAGCGCTTCGCGAAGCACCTTCTGCTGGGAAGCCGCCACCAGTATCCGCCCCAGGGTCGGGTCCAGCGGAAAGCGGGCCAGTTGTCGGCCCAGGGGTGTCAGGGTCTGTTTCGGGGTCAGCGCGCCCAGCTCGTCCAGCAGCCGGTAACCGTCGCGGATCAGGCGCCCGTCCGGTGGTTCGATAAAGGGAAAGTCTTCCACGCGGCCCAGCTTCAGATCCGCCATCTGCAGAATCACCGCCGCCAGGTTGGTGCGCTGGATCTCCGGGTCGGTGAAGGCGGGACGATTGAGAAAGTCGTCTTCGTCATACAGCCGGAAACAGATACCCGGCATGATGCGCCCGCTGCGCCCGGCCCGCTGGTTGGCGCTGGCCTGGCTGACCGGCTCCACCGGCAGGCGCTGTACCTTGGAATGCACACTGTAGCGGCTGATTCGGGCGGTGCCGGCATCGATCACATAGCGGATACCCGGCACGGTGAGGGAGGTTTCCGCCACATTGGTGCTGAGCACCACCCGCCGGCCCCGGTGAGAAGCAAAAATGCGGTGTTGTTCGGCCTGACTCAGTCGCGCATAGAGGGGCAGGATTTCCGTGTCTCTCAGCTCACATCGCTTCAAGTGATGGTGCACATCGCGAATGTCCCGCTCGCCGGCCAGGAATACCAGTACATCCCGCGCCACGGGCAAGCCATCGCGGCGTTCCTCGCGCTGGATTTCCTGCAACACCTCTTCAATCTGCCGGGACAGTTCCTGCCCTTCCACCGGCGGACGGTAACGCATTTCCACCGGGAAGGTACGCCCGGACACTTCCAGCACCGGCGCATCACCGAAATGATTGGCAAAGCGTTCGTGATCGATGGTGGCCGAGGTAATGATCACCTTCAGATCCGGCCGTTTCGGCAGCAGTTGTTTCAGGTAGCCGAGCAGAAAATCGATATTCAGGCTGCGCTCGTGGGCTTCGTCGATGATCAGGGTGTCGTACTGATTGAGAAAGCGGTCCTGCTGGATTTCATTGAGCAGCATGCCATCGGTAAGCACCTTGATCAGGCTGGTCTCGCTGACCTGCTCGGCAAAGCGCACCTTGAAGCCCACTGTGCTGCCCAGCGGGCTGTTCAGCTCTTCCGCCACCCGGCTGGCCACGGCCCGGGCCGCCAGCCGGCGAGGCTGGGTATGGCCGATGGTGCCCTCGATACCCCGCCCCAGTTCCAGGCAGATCTTGGGCAGCTGGGTGGTCTTGCCCGAGCCAGTCTCCCCGGCGATCACCACCACCTGATGGTCGCGAATGGCCACCTTGATCTCCTCACGGCTGGCCACCACCGGCAGGTCCGGCCAGTTCAGGACGGGCTGAGACGCCTGACGTTTTTCCCGATTGGCAACGGAAGCGGCAATGGCCGAGTATATCTTCTCCACCGCCTTGTCATTGCGCTTGTCAGCAGGCAAGCGTGACAGACCATCAATCCGCTTTTTCAAACGAAAATGATCAGCTCTGCGAGCGTTATCAAGCTGGCTGTAGAGTGGCTTCAAAGACATGAAAAATTCAATCAACCATAAAACGCCGTAGGAGCGGCGCTTGAGCCGCGAATCGTACTTGGGAAAACCTTCGCAAGCAGGTTCGCGGCTCAAGCGCCGCTCCTACGGCCTGTTTTCTTTCGTTATTCATTATCAACTATCAATTATTAATTGCCCTTACAGTGCAGCCAGGCTTTGCCCTTCTCCGTTAACCCGCCCTTGGCGATGGTCAGGTACGCGGTGCTGGGTTCACTGGGCGCCACTTTCACTTTGAACTTCATCAGTTCATCGCGGCGGAAGGCGTGGACTTCCACAATTTCGCCGGGCAGGAAGTTGGCCATCAGGTTGTCGATATTGCTCTGCGTGGCCTGCAGGCCATCCACGGCGATGATCACATCCCCCGCGGACAGTCCCGCCGCCATGGCCGGGCCCTGCTCGAACGCCACCGCAATCTTCGCGCCCATCGTATCGGCAACCAGCCGCACACCCAGATTGGGGATGCCATCCTTGCCGGGTTTGCCACCGTTGTCGCCGTGGCCGGCGGCACTGCGCCAGTTCAGTTCCACGCCCCGCTCGGCCAGCAGCTCCGCCAGCGGGAGATCCTCGGTGCTGTAGAGCGCCTGCTCGAAAAAGTCGCTCATCTCGCAACCGGCCACTTCCTCGGCCAAGGGTTGTATGCCCTGCTCCGGCACGCCTTCGCCGGTCTGGCCGTAACGGGCCCAGAGCAGGCGCATGAGATCATCCAGGGACTTTTGCTCGCCAGTCAGATTACGCAGGGTCAGATCCAGCGCCAGAGCCACCAGCGAGCCCTTGGTGTAATAGCTGACGATGGCGTTGGGGGCGTTTTCGTCCTGCTTGTAGAAACGAGTCCAGGCGTCGAAGCTGGATTCGGTGACGGTCTGCTTGTGACGGCCCTGGCCGCGATACACCCGGCTCAGGGTCTGCCCGAGCAGCTCCAGATAGCTCTGCGGCGCAATCAGCCCGGTGCGGGTCAACGACAGATCATCGTAGTAACTGGTGATGCCCTCGAAAGCCCACAACAGTTCGGTGTGCACTTCCTGGGACAGATCAAAGGGCGTAAAGGCCGCCGGCTTGATCCGCTTCACATTCCAGGTATGGAAATATTCGTGGCTGCACAGGCCCAGATAATTGCGGTAGCCATCGCGTACCTTGCCCGGCTCGTCAGTGCGTTTGGGCAGGTCGTCGCGGGCACACATGAGGCTGGTGGAATTACGATGTTCCAGGCCGCCATAACCGTTGCCGGTGACCAGGGTCATGAACAGATAGCGATCCATGGGCGCCGGTTCACCGAACATGCGGATATGATGCTCGCAGATCGGTTTCAGGTCCCGGCACAGGCGCGCCATGTCCGTCTTGTGCCGACCGGCCATCACCACCCAGTGCGGCACGCCGCAGGCTTCAAACTGGGCATACTCGAACGGGCCCATTTCCACCGGGTGATCGATCAGGGCATCGTAGTTGTCTGCCCGGAAGCGGCCAAACCCCAGCTCCGAGCCATTCACCCGGGGCAGCCCGGTGGCCAGGTGCCAGCCTAGGTAGGCAGAACCTTCCGGTGCTTCGATATCCACTTCACAGGGCTGGTCCTCGTGCCCCATGGCTGCCAGAAACACACAGGTGCCATTGAAATAACCATGGGTCGTATCCAGGTGGGCACCACGGACGGAAAGATCCCAGGCATAGATCTGGTAATGAATCTGTACCGGTCCCTCACAGGGAGGCAACTGCCAGGTCTGTTTGTCGATTTTGGCCACGGCCAGGCTCTCACCGTGACAGCTGGCTTCCAGGGACACCAGATGGCGGGCAAAATCGCGAATCATGTAACTACCCGGGATCCAGGCCGGCATGGTCAGGGCCTGCCCTTCAGGAGTTGGCTTCGCCACAGTCATGGTGACTTCAAACAAATGCGCTTCCGGGCGCAGCGGGCGAATCCGGTATTCGATCATGGTGTCTCCTGGATATCTGGTTCAGGTCGGGATGGTAGTGGCTGCATCACCCGGTTGCCATAGCTGTTATGATCATAACCGGGTTCCCGCCTGCCCATGGACCATGTCGCCGGAGACTGTATGACAAAACAGATGCGTTATCTGAGTACTGATGACCACCATGCCACAGCCATCCACCACTGGCCCGCCAAGGTCGCTACCTCGCAAGGCATCGTGGTGTGGCTGCATGGCATGGCGGAACATGGCGCTCGTTATGAGGGCCTGGCAGATGCCCTCAACGAACAGGGCTGGCACCTGTACTGCCCGGACCATCGCGGACACGGTCTGAGCATCAGTGATCGTTGCCCCAAGGGGCATTTTGGCGATGCGGATGGCTGGGACGCTCTGGTGCAGGATGCCATGGCGGTGATCGCCATGGCCAGAGAAACCCACCCGGGCCTGCCCTGTGTACTCGGCGGCCACAGCATGGGGTCCTTCATCGCCCTGGCCGCCGCACAACGCATCGGCGAACAGCTGGCTGGGCTGGCTCTGTGCGCCAGCGATTATCACCCCGCCGCCTACTATGGACTGATGGGCCTACCGTTGAAGTTTGCCCGCCACCGCAACGGCAAACGCGGTACCAGCCCGTTGATTCGCAGAATGACCTTTGGCGCCTGGGCACGCCGGGTGCCAGACCCGCAGACCGAGTTTGACTGGCTCAGTCATGATCGCGAGCAGGTGCAGCAGTATATGGATGACGACCTGTGCGGTTTCGACTGCACCACCGAATCCTGGTGCCAGCTGGTACAGGGCCTGCGCCAGATTCACAGTGTCCCCCAGCTGGCAGAGTTGCCCGACACCCTGCCGGTGTTGTTACTGGGTGGAGAACAAGATCCCATGAGTGATATGGGAAAAGGCATGATGGCCCTGGAGCAAGTCCTGCATACCATGGAGCAGCCACTGACCGCCCATTTCTGGCCTGAGGGTCGGCATGAACTGCTCAACGATCAGTGCCGGGAGCAGGTCCTGGCTGCGCTGGGGGAATGGCTGCACCCCCTGGCCAGAACGGCCTGAGTTCGGCTCACTGCACAGCCCCTCCCATTAAGCTGCCTCTGAAGCGCCCCTTCCCACAGGAAATGCGGTGTTTTTCAGAGGTTCTCCTGGCATTTTCAAATCCGCAAAAAAAACGGGAAGCCGAAGCTTCCCGTTTTTCCTTTCTTCATGCTTGTGTTGAATCAGGGCGTGGGACCCACACAGCTCTGGTGCACATTCAGATCCGTGAGCAGACCCACCGTGGCCGACAAGTCCACCCGCAGGGTGTCGAAGGTCTCTGCGGTATCCACGAACAGGAACTGCTGGTCAAAACCGGCCAGTGTCAGCAACTGCAAGTTCAGCAGGCCACCGCTGCCTGAGGTGTCAACGACAGTACCGTTGTTCAACAGGCTGACTGTGATCTGATCAAGCACGCCCAGATCCAGCAACTCGGCGCTGTTGCTTACGGTAAAGCCAGCACGGTTGGTGCCACTGAAGCTTTCGCCACTGTCTACATTCAGGCGGGAACCGCCACCCAATGCACCCAGAGTCACGAAGAGCTGTGCAGCCGTAGGCACCTGATCATCCACTGCCAGTTCTGCATCCTGAAGACCACAGAGGACACACAGTCCGAAGCCACCACCGGATGCTGTCGCCGTAGGCGCCACTAGCGGTTCCAGGCCATTCCCCGTAGCACCACTACAGGTGAACTCGGCATCACAGGCATCGCCCAGTCCATCACCATCGGAATCGGTCTGATCCGCGTTGGCGTTGTTCGGGCAGTTGTCCACATCGTCGGTAACACCGTCGTTGTCAGCGTCGTTATCACAGGCATCACCGGCGCCATCACCATCCGCATCTGCCTGGTCCGGGTTGGCAACCGCCGGACAGTTGTCGGTCTCGTCGGAAACGCCATCGCCGTCACTGTCGTTTACGGTGTCACAGGCATCACCGATGCCATCACCGTCGATATCAGCCTGATCGGTGTTGGGTGTCAGCGGGCAATTATCCAGGCCATCCAGTACCAGGTCGTTGTCGTCATCCGGGTCACAGACATCACCAATACCATCACCGTCCGAATCCAGCTGATCCGCGTTGGCGATGAGCGGACAGTTGTCAGTCACATCATCAACACCGTCACCGTCCAGATCCACATCACAGCTGTCACCGATACCATCCCCGTCCGTGTCGGCCTGATCCGGGTTACTGACGGTGGGACAGTTATCCACGCTGTCTTCCACACCATCGTTGTCATCATCGGTATCGCAGACATCGCCGATGCCGTCCAGGTCGTTATCCAGCTGAGTGGCATTGGGGTCATTGGGACAGTTATCCAGGGTATCCGGAACGCTGTCGTTATCATCATCCGTGTCACAGGCATCACCCTGACCGTCACC from Alcanivorax sp. includes the following:
- a CDS encoding PDZ domain-containing protein, which produces MIEYRIRPLRPEAHLFEVTMTVAKPTPEGQALTMPAWIPGSYMIRDFARHLVSLEASCHGESLAVAKIDKQTWQLPPCEGPVQIHYQIYAWDLSVRGAHLDTTHGYFNGTCVFLAAMGHEDQPCEVDIEAPEGSAYLGWHLATGLPRVNGSELGFGRFRADNYDALIDHPVEMGPFEYAQFEACGVPHWVVMAGRHKTDMARLCRDLKPICEHHIRMFGEPAPMDRYLFMTLVTGNGYGGLEHRNSTSLMCARDDLPKRTDEPGKVRDGYRNYLGLCSHEYFHTWNVKRIKPAAFTPFDLSQEVHTELLWAFEGITSYYDDLSLTRTGLIAPQSYLELLGQTLSRVYRGQGRHKQTVTESSFDAWTRFYKQDENAPNAIVSYYTKGSLVALALDLTLRNLTGEQKSLDDLMRLLWARYGQTGEGVPEQGIQPLAEEVAGCEMSDFFEQALYSTEDLPLAELLAERGVELNWRSAAGHGDNGGKPGKDGIPNLGVRLVADTMGAKIAVAFEQGPAMAAGLSAGDVIIAVDGLQATQSNIDNLMANFLPGEIVEVHAFRRDELMKFKVKVAPSEPSTAYLTIAKGGLTEKGKAWLHCKGN
- a CDS encoding alpha/beta fold hydrolase, which codes for MTKQMRYLSTDDHHATAIHHWPAKVATSQGIVVWLHGMAEHGARYEGLADALNEQGWHLYCPDHRGHGLSISDRCPKGHFGDADGWDALVQDAMAVIAMARETHPGLPCVLGGHSMGSFIALAAAQRIGEQLAGLALCASDYHPAAYYGLMGLPLKFARHRNGKRGTSPLIRRMTFGAWARRVPDPQTEFDWLSHDREQVQQYMDDDLCGFDCTTESWCQLVQGLRQIHSVPQLAELPDTLPVLLLGGEQDPMSDMGKGMMALEQVLHTMEQPLTAHFWPEGRHELLNDQCREQVLAALGEWLHPLARTA